A section of the Clostridium felsineum DSM 794 genome encodes:
- a CDS encoding hemolysin family protein, which yields MESDPDPANIIFQFILIAILTLVNAFFSSAEMSIVSLNKTKLKVLAEEGNKKAQILQRLIKEPTKFLSTVQVGITLASFFSSASAATGLSDRFGSYLQKMNIPYGSQIAFVLVTLVLSYFTLVFGELFPKRIALQKSQKIAMFSARPILYVSKITVPFVKLLSASTNILLKLTGMNMVKLEEKVSIEEIKSIVEAGQEYGVINEAEKEMINSIFEFDDKAAEEVMTPRTEVYLINIDKPLKEYIDELLEVKYSRIPVFEGDSDNIIGILYMKDFIVEARKVGFDNVNIKNILQTAYFVPERKNINELFKELQVSRKHMAVLIDEYGGFSGIVTIEDLIEEIMGNINDEYDEDENYIRKIDEDIFIIKGIMPIRELNEQLDLDLDEETDDYDTLGGLIIKLIGHIPEDDERQSVEYKDMIFTIEEVKEKRIETVKVHLQKSSLD from the coding sequence ATGGAATCAGATCCCGACCCAGCTAACATAATTTTTCAATTCATTTTGATAGCGATACTTACATTAGTAAATGCCTTTTTTTCTTCAGCAGAGATGTCTATAGTATCCCTTAATAAGACTAAGCTAAAGGTCTTAGCAGAGGAAGGAAACAAAAAGGCTCAAATCTTACAGAGGTTAATTAAAGAACCAACTAAGTTCTTATCAACAGTTCAGGTTGGAATAACATTGGCAAGCTTTTTTTCAAGTGCATCAGCGGCTACAGGCCTTTCAGACAGGTTTGGTAGTTACTTACAAAAAATGAATATTCCATATGGAAGTCAAATAGCATTTGTATTGGTTACACTTGTGTTATCTTATTTTACACTTGTTTTTGGTGAGTTATTTCCAAAAAGGATAGCACTTCAAAAATCACAAAAAATTGCAATGTTTTCAGCAAGACCCATATTATATGTATCTAAAATTACAGTACCATTTGTTAAGTTACTTTCCGCTTCTACCAATATTTTATTAAAATTAACAGGTATGAATATGGTTAAATTGGAGGAGAAAGTATCTATAGAAGAAATTAAATCAATAGTTGAAGCAGGACAAGAATATGGTGTAATTAATGAAGCTGAAAAAGAAATGATTAATAGTATTTTTGAGTTTGATGATAAAGCAGCAGAAGAGGTAATGACACCGAGAACAGAGGTGTATTTAATTAATATAGATAAGCCTTTAAAAGAGTATATTGACGAACTTTTAGAAGTTAAATATTCACGTATACCAGTATTTGAAGGTGACAGTGATAATATAATAGGTATTTTGTATATGAAGGATTTCATAGTGGAAGCACGTAAAGTTGGCTTTGACAATGTTAATATAAAAAACATATTACAAACAGCGTATTTTGTTCCTGAAAGAAAAAATATAAATGAATTATTTAAGGAGCTTCAAGTATCCAGAAAGCATATGGCAGTATTAATTGATGAATATGGTGGATTTTCTGGTATAGTTACAATAGAGGATTTAATTGAAGAAATAATGGGAAACATTAATGATGAATATGATGAGGATGAGAATTATATTCGAAAAATTGATGAGGATATCTTCATAATTAAAGGAATTATGCCTATAAGGGAATTAAATGAGCAATTGGATTTAGATTTGGATGAGGAAACAGATGATTATGATACACTTGGAGGACTTATTATCAAACTTATTGGACATATTCCAGAAGATGATGAAAGACAAAGTGTTGAGTATAAAGATATGATTTTTACTATAGAAGAAGTTAAGGAAAAAAGAATAGAAACTGTTAAAGTTCATTTACAAAAAAGTTCTTTAGATTAG
- a CDS encoding MarR family winged helix-turn-helix transcriptional regulator encodes MKSLDKSLGMYINYINRKMLRLLSSKLKSYNITTEQWSVLINLVEKDGINQKHLAATVDKDQATLVRILDILEKKNLATRKKCSEDRRSFLIYSTEEGRALEAKVYPIIEDLFKNIINGISKDQLILFLNTLSTLEKNISIEEEKIHGRNSRGPES; translated from the coding sequence ATGAAATCTTTGGACAAATCCCTTGGTATGTATATAAACTACATCAACAGAAAAATGCTTAGACTCTTATCTTCAAAATTAAAAAGTTATAATATAACGACAGAACAATGGTCTGTATTAATAAATCTAGTTGAAAAAGATGGTATCAATCAAAAACATTTAGCTGCAACAGTTGATAAGGATCAAGCAACTCTAGTTAGAATATTAGATATCCTTGAGAAAAAGAATTTAGCCACACGAAAAAAGTGCAGCGAAGACAGGCGTTCATTTTTAATATATTCCACTGAGGAAGGGAGGGCATTAGAAGCAAAGGTATATCCTATTATTGAAGATTTATTTAAAAATATTATAAATGGTATTTCCAAAGATCAATTGATTTTATTTTTAAACACTTTAAGTACACTTGAAAAAAATATTTCTATTGAGGAGGAAAAAATACATGGAAGAAACTCTAGAGGACCTGAATCTTAA